The following proteins are co-located in the Sphingomonas panacis genome:
- a CDS encoding Bax inhibitor-1/YccA family protein, whose translation MANWSDPRPGAAPFGADSAARAGAFDAGLRRYMLSVYNYMLSGVLLSGIVALGFVASGMAAQVFGGPGLLKWVISFAPLGFVFGMSFGGGRMSSGALQAMFWGFAVAMGLSLSTIFLVYSPIAIAQAFFAASAAFGGLSLYGYTTNRNLSAMGTFLMMGLVGLIVASLLNLFFHSGPLDLVISFVGVLIFAGLTAYDTQRTKSLYAQVAGTGAEQHTIIMSALSLYLDFINMFLFILRLFGNRN comes from the coding sequence ATGGCCAACTGGTCTGATCCCCGTCCCGGCGCAGCCCCCTTCGGGGCGGACTCGGCGGCGCGCGCAGGCGCGTTCGACGCGGGTCTGCGCCGCTATATGTTGTCGGTTTACAATTACATGCTCTCGGGCGTGCTGCTCAGCGGCATCGTGGCGCTCGGCTTCGTCGCCAGCGGCATGGCCGCTCAGGTGTTCGGCGGCCCCGGCCTGCTCAAATGGGTCATCAGCTTCGCACCGCTCGGCTTCGTGTTCGGCATGAGCTTCGGCGGCGGTCGCATGTCGTCCGGTGCGCTTCAGGCGATGTTCTGGGGCTTCGCGGTGGCGATGGGTCTGTCGCTCTCAACGATCTTCCTGGTCTATTCGCCGATCGCGATCGCGCAGGCGTTCTTCGCGGCATCGGCGGCGTTCGGTGGCCTCAGCCTCTATGGCTACACCACCAACCGTAACCTGTCGGCGATGGGCACGTTCCTGATGATGGGCCTCGTCGGCCTGATCGTGGCGAGCCTGCTCAACCTGTTCTTCCACTCGGGTCCGCTCGATCTGGTCATCAGCTTCGTCGGCGTGCTGATCTTCGCTGGCCTCACCGCCTACGATACGCAGCGTACCAAGAGCCTGTATGCGCAGGTCGCTGGAACCGGTGCGGAGCAGCATACGATCATCATGTCGGCGCTGAGCCTGTACCTCGATTTCATCAACATGTTCCTGTTCATCCTGCGTCTGTTCGGCAACCGCAACTAA
- the thpR gene encoding RNA 2',3'-cyclic phosphodiesterase, translating into MHRLFVALRPPRAIRLHLADVMHGIGDARWQDDDQLHLTVRYIGEVDRRMAEDIAVELGHVHGHAITAAVAGVGAFDRRGRIDALWAGLTPHDALAALHRKVDHALVRLGLPPEGRAYLPHITLARLPRTADPHEIERWRAAQAGLASAPFTMEHLILFESTLGAGGARYDTIARWPLG; encoded by the coding sequence ATGCACCGACTTTTTGTTGCTCTCCGCCCGCCGCGTGCCATCCGCCTGCACCTTGCCGACGTGATGCACGGCATCGGTGACGCGCGCTGGCAGGATGACGACCAGTTGCACCTGACGGTCCGCTATATCGGCGAGGTCGACCGGCGCATGGCGGAGGATATCGCGGTGGAACTTGGCCATGTCCACGGGCACGCGATCACGGCGGCGGTGGCGGGTGTCGGCGCGTTCGACCGGCGCGGGCGGATCGACGCGTTATGGGCGGGGCTGACCCCACATGATGCACTGGCCGCGCTTCACCGCAAGGTCGATCACGCGCTGGTGCGGCTCGGCCTGCCGCCCGAGGGGCGCGCCTATCTGCCGCACATCACGCTCGCCCGGCTGCCGCGCACCGCCGATCCGCACGAAATCGAACGCTGGCGCGCGGCGCAGGCGGGGCTGGCGAGCGCGCCGTTCACGATGGAGCATCTGATCCTGTTCGAAAGCACCCTCGGCGCCGGGGGTGCGCGCTATGATACGATCGCGCGCTGGCCGCTGGGTTGA
- a CDS encoding transglutaminase-like domain-containing protein, which yields MRLKIDVELDYDIDGATDMLLLVQAAAMADQQLEYDNLLISSNEPLRAMPGADDVGVRCWALAENRFHATYQAVVIIDRDDVALASLGDTAPRLLPPETVPYLMPSRYCESDQFQGFLEQTFAGLRGGALAAALTEWVGDHLTYTSGSSTGATTALMTFANRQGVCRDYAHLLVALARAGGIPARCVSAYAPGVEPPDFHAVAELWLEGAWRLVDATGMGSARDLVRIAVGRDATDIAFMTTFGAATLNQQQIVVERIDQ from the coding sequence ATGCGCCTCAAGATCGACGTCGAACTGGACTATGATATCGATGGCGCGACCGACATGCTGCTGCTGGTGCAGGCCGCGGCGATGGCGGACCAGCAGCTCGAATATGACAATCTGCTGATTTCCAGCAACGAGCCGCTGCGCGCGATGCCGGGCGCGGACGATGTCGGTGTCCGGTGCTGGGCGCTCGCGGAAAATCGCTTCCATGCCACCTATCAGGCGGTCGTGATCATCGACCGTGACGATGTCGCGCTGGCGTCGCTCGGCGATACGGCACCGCGGCTGCTGCCGCCCGAGACGGTGCCGTATCTGATGCCGAGCCGCTATTGCGAATCGGACCAGTTCCAGGGCTTTCTCGAACAGACCTTCGCCGGCCTGCGCGGCGGTGCGCTCGCGGCCGCGCTGACCGAGTGGGTGGGCGATCACCTCACCTACACTTCGGGCAGCAGCACCGGCGCGACCACAGCATTGATGACCTTCGCCAACCGTCAGGGCGTCTGCCGCGACTATGCCCATCTGCTCGTCGCGCTTGCCCGTGCCGGCGGCATCCCGGCGCGTTGCGTCTCGGCTTATGCTCCCGGCGTCGAACCGCCCGATTTCCACGCGGTCGCCGAACTGTGGCTGGAAGGTGCGTGGCGGCTGGTCGATGCGACCGGCATGGGCAGCGCGCGCGATCTGGTGCGGATCGCGGTCGGTCGCGACGCCACCGACATCGCCTTCATGACCACGTTTGGCGCCGCCACGCTCAACCAGCAGCAAATCGTGGTCGAGCGGATCGACCAATAG
- a CDS encoding M14 family metallopeptidase, which yields MSISINAAFDSGNIRVVGIEGDIATLEIVTDRHSDFYQWFHFRVAGAHGRALTYRIVNAGGSAYPPGWPGYKVRMSTDRETWRLAPTRYADGALEFGSDGSSELVWFAYFAPYTMNRHDALIARMAREPGVTHRELGQTLDGRAIDCLTLGDGPKPVWLYARQHPGETMAEYWAEGALERLTDTANPVMAALREKATFHIVPNMNPDGSFRGHLRTNAAGVNLNREWHAPTLEKSPEVLCVRNAMDATGVAFAMDVHGDESIPANFIAGFEGIPNWTDAQGEAFYDFQRRLTAHTPDFQMEQGYGKSAPGKANLTMSTNQLANRFGAVAMTLEMPFKDHDANADAEFGWSPERCKRLAGSCLEVLADMIDGI from the coding sequence ATGAGCATCAGCATCAACGCCGCCTTCGACAGCGGCAACATCCGCGTGGTCGGCATCGAGGGCGATATCGCCACGCTGGAAATCGTTACCGACCGGCATAGCGATTTCTACCAATGGTTCCATTTCCGGGTGGCGGGCGCGCACGGTCGCGCGCTCACCTACCGGATCGTCAACGCCGGCGGATCGGCCTATCCGCCGGGCTGGCCAGGCTACAAGGTGCGGATGAGCACCGACCGCGAGACATGGCGCCTCGCGCCGACCCGCTATGCCGACGGCGCGCTCGAATTCGGCTCGGACGGAAGCAGCGAACTCGTCTGGTTCGCCTATTTCGCGCCGTACACGATGAACCGGCACGATGCCCTGATCGCGCGGATGGCGCGCGAACCCGGCGTCACCCACCGCGAACTCGGCCAGACGCTCGACGGGCGCGCGATCGATTGCCTCACGCTTGGCGACGGACCCAAGCCGGTGTGGCTCTACGCCCGCCAGCATCCCGGCGAGACGATGGCGGAATATTGGGCCGAGGGCGCGCTCGAACGCCTCACCGACACCGCCAACCCGGTGATGGCGGCGCTGCGCGAAAAGGCGACGTTCCACATCGTCCCCAACATGAACCCCGACGGCAGTTTCCGCGGCCATCTGCGCACCAATGCGGCGGGGGTGAACCTCAACCGCGAATGGCACGCGCCGACGCTGGAAAAGAGCCCCGAGGTGCTGTGCGTGCGCAACGCGATGGATGCGACCGGCGTCGCCTTCGCGATGGACGTCCACGGCGACGAATCGATTCCCGCCAATTTCATCGCCGGGTTCGAAGGCATCCCCAACTGGACCGACGCGCAGGGCGAAGCCTTCTACGATTTCCAGCGCCGTCTCACCGCGCACACGCCCGATTTCCAGATGGAGCAGGGTTACGGCAAATCGGCGCCGGGCAAGGCCAACCTCACCATGTCGACCAACCAGCTCGCCAATCGCTTCGGCGCGGTGGCGATGACGCTGGAAATGCCCTTCAAGGACCATGACGCCAATGCCGATGCCGAATTCGGCTGGTCACCGGAGCGGTGCAAGCGGCTGGCGGGATCGTGCCTCGAGGTGCTGGCGGACATGATCGACGGGATTTGA